DNA from Aliarcobacter skirrowii CCUG 10374:
ATTTCCAAGAGATTTTAGTAGATGAGTATCAAGATACAAACCCTTTACAAGGAAGATTACTTGATGCATTTAAGTCAAAATCACTATTTTGTGTAGGAGATTATGATCAAAGTATATATGCTTTTAATGGCTCTGATATAAAAATAATCTCAAATTTTATAAATAGATATAAAGATGCTAAGGTTTTTACTCTTAGAAAAAATTATAGATCTACAAAACCAATTTTAGATTTAGCAACAAAAGTTATTGAGTACAATGATAGAATATATCCTAAAAAACTTGAAGTTGTACGAACAGAAAATATTTATCAGCCAAAACTCTTAGTTTTTGATGAGCTTTTTTCTCAATATGAGTATATTGCACAGCTAATTTCAAAAACGCAAACTCCACACAACGATATAGCAATAATATATAGAAATAACTCAAGTGCTGATGGAATTGAGGCAAATTTAAGAGAGATTGGAATTGCTGCTAAAAGAAAAGGTGGACATAGTTTTTTTGATTCTATTGAAGTAAAGTATATTTTAGATTTATTAGTTCTTCAAGTTTCAAATAATGATATGATGGCATTTATTCACATTTTAGAGTATGGAAAAGGTATTGGAAAAGCTGTTGCAAAAGATATTTTTGATGCTCTTTTAAAACTAGGAGAAGGTAATGTTATTCAAGGATTATTGAATCCAATAAATAGCATAAATAATCCTTTTGAAACAAAAAGAAAGAGTCAACAATTAGGACTTTTTGATGATTTTATAGAGCTTGGAAGTGTTGCAAAGTTTGTTACTTGTGGTTTTGATGAGACATTTTTAGGAAATCCTATTTTAAAACATCCAAAATTAACAGTTGATGGAGCCAAATATATTTATGAAATATATCTACTTTTAAAACAGTTAAAAAGAGTAAAAAATCCGCAAAGCCAAATTACATCAATTAGTTCATCAATGGCGTACTCAAGAATAAAAGAGCAACTATGTACAAAAAGAGCTACACAAAAAGATGGAACCATAAATGAGATGGTAAAGATAAAATCAATAGCTAAAATAAACCAAAAAGTAGCACTTTTAAAAAATTTATCAAAAAACTATAACGATTTATCAAGATTTTTAAATGCTATGATTTTAGGTGGAAGCGAGCTTAGTGAAGGTGATGGTGTAAATTTATTATCAATTCATGCAAGTAAAGGTTTAGAGTTTAAAGAGGTTTATGTAATTGATTTAATGGATGGAAGATTTCCAAATAGAAAGCTTATGAGCAAGGGTGGAAGCTTGGAAGAGGAGAGAAGACTATTTTATGTTGCAGTGACAAGAGCAAAAGATATTTTATATCTATCTTATGCAAAATATGACAAAATTAAGAAAATCTCTTTTGCAGTAAGTCCGTTTTTAATAGAGGCTGGAATGCAGACAAAAGAGGATAAGAAGTAGGTTTAAAGTATGGAGAAAATTCTTTTAATAATAACAATTTGTACAATAATAATGACAGCTCCTGTATTTGCAAAGATTTTAAAAATACCAGTTGTTGTTATTGAGATAGGTTTAGGATTGTTGTGTGGATATTTAGGTCTTATTTATGATGATGAGATTTTACAACTTATTGCAAAATTTGGATTTATTTATCTTATGTTTTTAGCTGGTTTAGAGATAAATTTCAAACTTGTAAATGTAATAAAAGCAACATTAGCAACAAATGTAGTTATGTATTTTGTTCTATTATACTCACTATCAGGTCTTATTTGTTGGTTGTTTGATTTAGGATTAACTTATTTTGTAGCACTTCCTATATTTTCACTTGGAATGCTTATGATGCTTATAAAAGAGTATGGAAAAGAGCAACCTTGGTTAAATTTAGCACTATCTATTGGGGTTGTTGGAGAGGTTGTTAGCATCTTAGCAATTACACTTTTTAGTGGATGGACAGAGTTTGGTTTAAGTGGAAGATTTGTAACTTCAATTTTTACAATTTTTGCCGTAGTTGTAGTTACAATTTTACTTCTTAGATTTTCATATATGATTTTTTGGTGGTTTCCTGAGCTAAAACAGTATTTGATTCCAGATAGTGAAAAAGATAAACATGACCAAGATATTAGATTCTCTTTATCTTTATTGCTAATTATGGTTTCAATTATGTTGCTTCTTAAAATCGATGTTGTTTTAGGAGCCTTTACAGCTGGATTATTCTTTAAGATGTTTTTTTATCAAAGAGAAGAGTTGCTACATAAAATAGAGTCTTTTGGATTTGGTTTTTTTGCACCTATATTTTTTATATATACAGGTTCAACTGTAAAACTTGATATGATCACTTTTGATATACTTCTTCATTCAATATTTATTATGAGTGCAATTGTAGCAATTAGATTAATAAGTTCATATTTAGTTTTTGTAAAGTATTTAAAACCAAAAAATACACTTCTTTTTGCATTAAGTGATTCAATGCCACTTACATTTATGGTTGCAATTGCAATGATCTCATATAATTATGGACTTATTAATCAAGCTGAATACTTCTCTTTTATTATTGCAAGTTTATTAGATGGATTACTTTTAATGATAATTATAAGAAAATTATATAGATTTTTTAAAATTGATGAGGAAGAAATTGTAATTAATAGATAGCATTATAATTAAATAAAATAAGCTATATAACAATGAGTTATAGATGCTATTTATAAGCTATTTATTATTGTTTGTTAATTTTTTTCCTATAAGAATATTTAATAATTTAAGTTTTTTTTTACCTTATAATAAATATAATCAATGTTCTGAATATTTTTAAATATATTCAATATTTCTTAGGAGGTTGGCTTGAAAAATAGTGAAGTTTTAGATACAAATAAAAAATCTATAACTACTAGTGCCACTACTAGTAGAAGGGATTTTTTTAAAAAGACTGCTATATACTCTGCTGGAGCTTTAAGTGCTGCTAGTGTATTGTCACCTGTTTCTTTAAAAGCAGATGATCCCGCAATAATAAATGAAGCACCATGGGGACAAAAACTAGGAGATCCAGTAGACAAAAATCTATATGGTCTTCCTTCTCCGTATGAGCATAATAATATTAGAAGAACTCATAATCTTCTATCTTCAGGTGATGCTTATGCATCAATTTCTATGTGTCCAATTCATGAAAGTGAAGGAATAATAACTCCAAATGGACTATTCTTTACAAGAAATCATGGAGGAACAGCGCATGTTGATCCAAATCAATTTAGATTGATGATTCATGGTAAAGTAAAAAGAGAAGTTGTTTTAACTTTAGAGGATATTAAAAGATATCCAAGTGAAACAAGAACTTATTTTATAGAGTGTCCAGCAAATGGAAGCCCTGAATGGAGAGGACCACAATTTAATAGTTTACAATTTATGAAAGGTATGATGAGTAGTGCCCAATGGACTGGAGTTATGCTTAAAACTATTTTAGATGATATTGGTTTAGAAAAAGATGCTGTTTGGATGTTGGCTGTTGGAAGTGATAATGCATCAAATCCAAGAACAATTCCAGTTGAAAAAGCACTTGATGATGTTATGGTTGTGTGGGGACAAAATGGTGAGGCTTTAAGACCTGAACAAGGTTATCCAATAAGACTTGTTGTTCCAGGATGGGAAGGAAATTTAAATACTAAATGGCTAAATAGATTAGAGTTTAGCGATAAACCATGGCATGCAAAAGAGGAGACTTCAAAATATACAATGCTTCAAAAATCAGGAAAAGCAATTAGATTTTTCTGGGTAAATGAAGTAAACTCTGTAATTACAAAACCATGTCCTGAAAAGCCTTGGACAAGCTTGAAAAAAGGTGATATGGTTGAGATTGAAGGACTTGCTTGGAGTGGTCATGGAACAATTAAAGGTGTTGATATATCTTTTGATGGTGGAGATAATTGGGTTGAAGCAAAACTTAAAGGTTTAGTTTTACCAAAATCTTGGACTAGATTTAGTTATATTTATAAATGGGATGGAAAACCTCTATTATTATCAAGCCGAGCTTATGATGATTTTGGAAATATTCAACCTACAATTGATGAAGAGACAAGTGCAGTTGGAGTTGAGTCAGTTTATCACAGAAATGCAATAGTAACTTGGGAAATCACAGAAAAAGGAGAGTGTAATAATGTTCAAATTAGAAAACATCACAAAGCTTAAAAGTTCTCTTTTAGCTGTTGGTTTAGCATTTGCTCTTGTTGCTTGTGGTGAGAGTGAAACTAAGCATGAAAGTTCTGTAGATGGTGCTGTTAAATATCCAATAAAAGATGGAAAATATTCACAGTACTATGTAAATACTCAAAGTTTTGAAGGTTTTAATTTAGGAAGAGAAGCTACAAAGAAAGAGATTGCTGCTTGGGATTTAGATGTAATGTATGATGGAACAGGTTTACCAGAGTTTGATATGAAACATGGTGAAGTTGTTTTAGATGAAGATGGAAATCCAAAAAAAGCTCAAGGTAGTGTTGAAGAGGGTATGGATCTGTATGAGTCACAATGTGTTATGTGTCATGGTGATTTTGGATATGGTGGAAGTGGATATCCTGCACTTGCTGGTGGTTCTATTACATCTTTAACAAAACAGAGATTAAATCCAGCAGATGAGCATCCAAATCCAGAAAATCCTGAAAAAACAATTGGAACATTCTGGCCATATGCAAGTACTCTTTTTTGGTATATTCAAGAGTCTATGCCGTTTAATCATCCAAAAAGTTTAACAAATAGTGAAACTTATGCTTTAACTGCATATTTATTATCAATAAATAATATTGAAATAGATGGTGAGTCATTAGATGATGATTATGTTTTAGACAAAGAGAAGTTTTTGAAAATTGTTATGCCAAATGTAAATGGATTCTATCCTGAAACAAATACTCCTCATAACCCAAAAGAGGGTGTTGAGAATATGACTAAGTTTTTATCAGATCCAACTCTTTATGGTAAAGGTACAAGATGTATG
Protein-coding regions in this window:
- a CDS encoding ATP-dependent helicase, encoding MPLSTLNQEQKEAAICNFGNNLVIASAGTGKTSTIVGRISHLINSGIKPNEILLLTFTNKAASEMINRVAKIFSKEIAQEIMAGTFHSVSFKLLKSLDLNITLKQPNELKTLFKSIYEKRVFVEASDEASPYDGGYLYDLYSLYLNSNNSEDFITWLNEKSPAHEIYSLIYEDVIDEFNTLKKEFGYLNFDDLLTNMLEVLQEHSFNFQEILVDEYQDTNPLQGRLLDAFKSKSLFCVGDYDQSIYAFNGSDIKIISNFINRYKDAKVFTLRKNYRSTKPILDLATKVIEYNDRIYPKKLEVVRTENIYQPKLLVFDELFSQYEYIAQLISKTQTPHNDIAIIYRNNSSADGIEANLREIGIAAKRKGGHSFFDSIEVKYILDLLVLQVSNNDMMAFIHILEYGKGIGKAVAKDIFDALLKLGEGNVIQGLLNPINSINNPFETKRKSQQLGLFDDFIELGSVAKFVTCGFDETFLGNPILKHPKLTVDGAKYIYEIYLLLKQLKRVKNPQSQITSISSSMAYSRIKEQLCTKRATQKDGTINEMVKIKSIAKINQKVALLKNLSKNYNDLSRFLNAMILGGSELSEGDGVNLLSIHASKGLEFKEVYVIDLMDGRFPNRKLMSKGGSLEEERRLFYVAVTRAKDILYLSYAKYDKIKKISFAVSPFLIEAGMQTKEDKK
- a CDS encoding cation:proton antiporter; translated protein: MEKILLIITICTIIMTAPVFAKILKIPVVVIEIGLGLLCGYLGLIYDDEILQLIAKFGFIYLMFLAGLEINFKLVNVIKATLATNVVMYFVLLYSLSGLICWLFDLGLTYFVALPIFSLGMLMMLIKEYGKEQPWLNLALSIGVVGEVVSILAITLFSGWTEFGLSGRFVTSIFTIFAVVVVTILLLRFSYMIFWWFPELKQYLIPDSEKDKHDQDIRFSLSLLLIMVSIMLLLKIDVVLGAFTAGLFFKMFFYQREELLHKIESFGFGFFAPIFFIYTGSTVKLDMITFDILLHSIFIMSAIVAIRLISSYLVFVKYLKPKNTLLFALSDSMPLTFMVAIAMISYNYGLINQAEYFSFIIASLLDGLLLMIIIRKLYRFFKIDEEEIVINR
- the soxC gene encoding sulfite dehydrogenase; this translates as MKNSEVLDTNKKSITTSATTSRRDFFKKTAIYSAGALSAASVLSPVSLKADDPAIINEAPWGQKLGDPVDKNLYGLPSPYEHNNIRRTHNLLSSGDAYASISMCPIHESEGIITPNGLFFTRNHGGTAHVDPNQFRLMIHGKVKREVVLTLEDIKRYPSETRTYFIECPANGSPEWRGPQFNSLQFMKGMMSSAQWTGVMLKTILDDIGLEKDAVWMLAVGSDNASNPRTIPVEKALDDVMVVWGQNGEALRPEQGYPIRLVVPGWEGNLNTKWLNRLEFSDKPWHAKEETSKYTMLQKSGKAIRFFWVNEVNSVITKPCPEKPWTSLKKGDMVEIEGLAWSGHGTIKGVDISFDGGDNWVEAKLKGLVLPKSWTRFSYIYKWDGKPLLLSSRAYDDFGNIQPTIDEETSAVGVESVYHRNAIVTWEITEKGECNNVQIRKHHKA
- a CDS encoding c-type cytochrome, whose protein sequence is MFKLENITKLKSSLLAVGLAFALVACGESETKHESSVDGAVKYPIKDGKYSQYYVNTQSFEGFNLGREATKKEIAAWDLDVMYDGTGLPEFDMKHGEVVLDEDGNPKKAQGSVEEGMDLYESQCVMCHGDFGYGGSGYPALAGGSITSLTKQRLNPADEHPNPENPEKTIGTFWPYASTLFWYIQESMPFNHPKSLTNSETYALTAYLLSINNIEIDGESLDDDYVLDKEKFLKIVMPNVNGFYPETNTPHNPKEGVENMTKFLSDPTLYGKGTRCMSNCIEGDVEDLVMRINEDLTKTANEPLSTVKELPKVNKSLVKRGQIEYENAGCSACHANAAIGAPVLGDKDAWEKLLKNGIEQVYYNGINGINSMPPRGGTDLSDEELKIIIDYMVDSSK